The Molothrus ater isolate BHLD 08-10-18 breed brown headed cowbird chromosome 1, BPBGC_Mater_1.1, whole genome shotgun sequence genome includes a window with the following:
- the LOC118701786 gene encoding cytochrome P450 7A1: MFLASWIWGTAVILCCVSWFLLGRRRRRQGEPPLENGFLPYLGCALKFGANPLEFLKEKQKKHGHIFTCHVAGKYIHFLTDPFSYHALMRQGKHLDWKKFHFATSAKAFGHGSIDPAEGNTTENFHQTFIRTLQGNALDALIEAMMENLQYVMLQSRAPKLQSNTWVTEGLYTFCCQVMFESGFLTLFGKEFNSNNDKNLSSKQETERAHILNALENFKEFDKIFPALVAGLPIHLFKSAHSAREKLGEALLHKNLLKRDNLSELVTLRMFLNDTLSTFDDMEKAKTHVAVLWASQANTIPATFWTLFYLLKSPEAMRAATKEVQSVLESAEESISLDGKHISLNRKQLDNMPILDSIIKEAMRLSSASMTFRVAKEDFTLHFENDFYNIRKDDIVALYPQLLHFDPEIYADPLTFKYDRFLNEKGEEKTDFYRNGRKLKHYYMPFGTGIAKCPGRLFAVHEIKQFLALIFSYFEIELVDSNVKCPSLDQSRAGLGILQPSNDIDFRYRLKCL, encoded by the exons GCGGCAAGGTGAGCCACCACTTGAAAATGGGTTCCTTCCATACCTGGGCTGTGCCTTGAAGTTTGGTGCCAACCCCCTTGAATTCctcaaagaaaagcagaagaagcaCGGCCACATCTTCACTTGCCATGTAGCAGGGAAATACATTCATTTCCTCACTGACCCTTTTTCATACCATGCATTGATGCGCCAGGGAAAACACTTGGACTGGAAAAAGTTCCACTTTGCTACTTCTGCCAAG GCTTTTGGGCATGGTAGCATTGACCCAGCGGAGGGAAACACCACTGAAAATTTTCATCAGACTTTCATTAGAACCCTTCAAGGCAATGCCCTAGATGCCCTCATTGAAGCAATGATGGAAAACCTCCAGTATGTCATGCTGCAGTCAAGAGCACCTAAGCTTCAGTCTAATACCTGGGTGACAGAAGGACTTTATACCTTCTGTTGCCAAGTGATGTTTGAGTCTGGCTTTTTAACACTTTTTGGTAAAGAATTTAATTCAAATAATGACAAAAACCTATCATCAAAGCAGGAAACTGAGAGAGCTCATATCCTAAATGCCCTTGAAAACTTCAAGGAATTCGATAAGATTTTCCCAGCCCTCGTGGCGGGGCTGCCTATCCACCTGTTCAAGAGTGCCCACAGTGCACGTGAGAAGCTGGGAGAGGCACTCCTGCACAAGAACCTCCTGAAAAGGGACAACCTCTCTGAGCTTGTCACCCTGCGCATGTTCCTGAACGACACCCTGTCAACCTTCGATGACATGGAGAAGGCCAAGACCCACGTGGCAGTGCTCTGGGCCTCTCAAGCAAACACCATTCCTGCCACCTTTTGGACCTTGTTCTATCTTCTTAA GAGTCCAGAAGCAATGAGAGCAGCTACCAAAGAAGTGCAAAGTGTTTTGGAAAGTGCTGAAGAGAGTATCAGCTTAGATGGCAAACATATTTCCTTGAACCGGAAACAGCTGGATAATATGCCAATACTAG ACAGCATCATCAAGGAGGCAATGAGGCTCTCCAGTGCATCCATGACTTTCCGAGTGGCCAAGGAGGATTTCACTTTGCACTTTGAGAACGACTTTTACAACATTCGCAAAGATGACATTGTAGCTCTTTatcctcagctgctgcatttcGATCCAGAAATCTATGCTGATCCCTTG ACATTCAAATACGATCGCTTCCTGAAcgagaagggagaggagaagacCGACTTCTACCGGAACGGCCGGAAGCTGAAGCACTACTACATGCCTTTTGGGACAGGCATAGCAAAGTGCCCGGGCAGGCTGTTTGCTGTCCATGAGATCAAACAATTTTTGGCTCtgattttttcatattttgagaTAGAGCTTGTGGACAGTAATGTGAAGTGTCCCTCTCTAGATCAATCCCGTGCAGGACTGGGTATTTTGCAGCCATCCAATGACATTGATTTCAGGTACAGGCTGAAATGCTTATGA